The following proteins are encoded in a genomic region of Maylandia zebra isolate NMK-2024a linkage group LG1, Mzebra_GT3a, whole genome shotgun sequence:
- the LOC101478633 gene encoding cell surface A33 antigen isoform X1, whose amino-acid sequence MNTTMDIRSFFQRKNSVLTGVGAIDVTMPQSQYEFARGDNITLPCSFKSAININTAEAVVITWTALALEANVKDTPIITYYYPIKKTSITPPYKGRVSLDVDVLNGKANLKLSSISLADNKEFECHVQIPDDEDGNQAASARLVVLVAPSTPVCKIQRTAQYGQDITLTCASAGGSPMPTYSWKRYCEHNQPVPQDPQITDKDGILSLYNISKDTSGFYICTSQNQLRAATCNLTLSLMPPSVNAITTGGIIGRVLAYLIFLIIIIIIFFFCQNK is encoded by the exons ATGAACACAacaatggacataaggagcttctttcaaagaaaaaactcag TGCTGACAGGTGTCGGTGCCATTGACGTTACCATGCCCCAAAGTCAGTATGAGTTTGCCAGAGGTGACAACATCACACTGCCCTGCTCCTTTAAATCTGCAATTAACATAAACACTGCCGAAGCAGTTGTCATCACATGGACGGCTTTGGCTCTGGAAGCAAATGTCAAAGAT ACCCCGATCATCACTTACTACTATCCTATAAAGAAAACTAGCATCACACCCCCCTATAAAGGTCGGGTGTCCCTGGACGTGGATGTCCTGAATGGAAAGGCTAACCTAAAGCTTTCCTCCATCTCACTAGCTGACAACAAAGAGTTTGAGTGTCATGTGCAGATCCCAGATGACGAAGACGGCAACCAAGCTGCCTCCGCACGCTTGGTGGTTCTAG tgGCTCCCTCTACGCCCGTCTGTAAGATCCAGAGAACAGCACAGTACGGCCAGGATATCACCTTAACCTGTGCATCTGCAGGAGGATCTCCAATGCCCACTTATAGCTGGAAACGTTATTGTGAGCATAATCAGCCTGTTCCTCAAGACCCCCAAATCACTGACA agGATGGCATCCTGTCACTGTACAATATCTCCAAAGATACATCAGGATTCTACATCTGCACCTCACAGAACCAGCTCCGCGCTGCTACCTGCAACCTCACCCTCTCGCTCATGCCAC CATCCGTGAATGCTATTACCACTGGAGGAATAATAGGCAGAGTTCTTGCTTACCTGATCTttctcattatcatcatcatcatcttcttcttttgccAAAATAAATAG
- the LOC101478633 gene encoding cell surface A33 antigen isoform X2 has product MPQSQYEFARGDNITLPCSFKSAININTAEAVVITWTALALEANVKDTPIITYYYPIKKTSITPPYKGRVSLDVDVLNGKANLKLSSISLADNKEFECHVQIPDDEDGNQAASARLVVLVAPSTPVCKIQRTAQYGQDITLTCASAGGSPMPTYSWKRYCEHNQPVPQDPQITDKDGILSLYNISKDTSGFYICTSQNQLRAATCNLTLSLMPPSVNAITTGGIIGRVLAYLIFLIIIIIIFFFCQNK; this is encoded by the exons ATGCCCCAAAGTCAGTATGAGTTTGCCAGAGGTGACAACATCACACTGCCCTGCTCCTTTAAATCTGCAATTAACATAAACACTGCCGAAGCAGTTGTCATCACATGGACGGCTTTGGCTCTGGAAGCAAATGTCAAAGAT ACCCCGATCATCACTTACTACTATCCTATAAAGAAAACTAGCATCACACCCCCCTATAAAGGTCGGGTGTCCCTGGACGTGGATGTCCTGAATGGAAAGGCTAACCTAAAGCTTTCCTCCATCTCACTAGCTGACAACAAAGAGTTTGAGTGTCATGTGCAGATCCCAGATGACGAAGACGGCAACCAAGCTGCCTCCGCACGCTTGGTGGTTCTAG tgGCTCCCTCTACGCCCGTCTGTAAGATCCAGAGAACAGCACAGTACGGCCAGGATATCACCTTAACCTGTGCATCTGCAGGAGGATCTCCAATGCCCACTTATAGCTGGAAACGTTATTGTGAGCATAATCAGCCTGTTCCTCAAGACCCCCAAATCACTGACA agGATGGCATCCTGTCACTGTACAATATCTCCAAAGATACATCAGGATTCTACATCTGCACCTCACAGAACCAGCTCCGCGCTGCTACCTGCAACCTCACCCTCTCGCTCATGCCAC CATCCGTGAATGCTATTACCACTGGAGGAATAATAGGCAGAGTTCTTGCTTACCTGATCTttctcattatcatcatcatcatcttcttcttttgccAAAATAAATAG